One genomic region from Branchiostoma lanceolatum isolate klBraLanc5 chromosome 7, klBraLanc5.hap2, whole genome shotgun sequence encodes:
- the LOC136438874 gene encoding carboxypeptidase N subunit 2-like — protein MLTMEGPKSNTAFVQTLPILWMLFAITVHGQPEVACESEGDGSPVCSCWSGSVSCEDADLTDVPSAIPPDTVSLELSRNKIASLPKLVFGDLPQLSKLVLRNNEISYIEVGTFDGLGASLHVLYLNANELASLEEDVFRNLTTLEYLDLADNKISTLNSGLFRGLRSLDQILLDGNKISRLPVDVFSDLLMLRQVHLARNRIKKLEDVLPSLPTNITSLDLRGNCLGDLATAVFNDFPRLSTLHLESNNISFLQQGVFLGLDDLKFLYLGHNSLLELRGSIFGNHPSLAALDFRNNEIATLEAGLFSRFPRLVYIGLKSNNLASLPSGIFANLSALREIELKDNKLETLDDDIFKDLRYIMFIHLEDNKIKRLPPGIFSEANLEELLFLILRGNDLTVIENGTFDNLPSMQSISLENNPLRKVDCGMVPSQNMSASLGYVKVSCTCEFKPLYDCPNFAWIGARLLCVRTLPRSLALWHVPLLNEISPDSLACAGVGSNRIDWIVLFLLLLSYVLLV, from the exons ATGCTGACCATGGAG GGACCTAAATCCAACACCGCGTTCGTCCAGACTTTACCAATTCTATGGATGCTGTTTGCGATCACCGTCCATGGACAACCAGAGGTTGCCTGTGAGAGCGAAGGGGACGGGAGTCCGGTCTGCAGCTGCTGGTCAGGGAGTGTCTCATGTGAAGACGCCGACTTGACGGACGTGCCCTCTGCTATTCCCCCAGACACGGTCTCCTTGGAGCTCTCCAGAAACAAGATAGCGTCACTTCCTAAACTGGTCTTTGGTGATCTTCCTCAACTATCTAAGCTTGTTCTCCGTAACAACGAAATTTCCTACATAGAGGTGGGAACTTTCGATGGGTTAGGTGCTAGCCTTCATGTGCTCTACCTAAACGCAAACGAGCTAGCTAGTTTAGAGGAGGACGTGTTTAGAAATTTGACGACTTTGGAGTATCTGGATCTTGCGGATAATAAGATATCTACCTTAAACTCTGGCCTCTTTCGTGGTTTAAGAAGTCTTGACCAGATTCTGCTGGATGGAAATAAGATTTCACGTTTGCCTGTTGATGTTTTCTCTGACTTACTCATGTTACGACAGGTACATCTGGCGAGAAACCGCATAAAGAAGCTGGAAGACGTTTTACCTTCGCTTCCAACAAATATAACATCCTTGGACCTGAGAGGTAACTGTTTGGGGGACTTGGCAACAGCAGTGTTTAACGACTTTCCTCGTCTTTCGACTCTACATCTAGAATCCAACAACATCTCGTTTCTCCAGCAAGGTGTATTTCTTGGCCTCGACGACTTGAAGTTTCTTTATTTGGGCCACAATAGTCTTTTGGAACTTAGAGGAAGCATCTTCGGTAACCACCCTTCGTTGGCAGCTCTAGATTTCAGAAACAACGAGATTGCAACACTCGAGGCAGGACTTTTCAGTAGATTCCCAAGGTTAGTATACATCGGACTTAAGTCTAACAATCTAGCCTCCTTGCCGTCTGGTATATTCGCTAACCTGTCTGCTCTCCGAGAAATTGAACTGAAGGACAACAAACTAGAAACTCTGGATGACGACATCTTCAAGGACCTTCGTTACATCATGTTCATTCATCTCGAAGACAACAAAATCAAACGTCTTCCGCCTGGAATTTTCAGCGAAGCAAACTTGGAAGAACTGTTGTTTCTGATTCTTCGCGGCAACGACCTGACAGTCATAGAAAATGGTACTTTTGACAACCTTCCGAGCATGCAGTCCATTTCCCTGGAGAACAATCCGCTGAGGAAGGTAGACTGTGGGATGGTTCCATCTCAAAACATGTCGGCGTCGCTTGGGTATGTGAAAGTGTCGTGTACATGTGAATTCAAGCCACTCTACGACTGCCCCAACTTTGCGTGGATTGGGGCAAGACTACTTTGCGTGCGGACCCTACCTAGATCATTAGCGCTATGGCATGTGCCATTACTGAATGAAATCTCACCAGATAGCTTGGCTTGTGCTGGTGTGGGTTCTAATCGTATAGATTggattgttttgtttcttcttctatTGTCATATGTTTTACTGGTTTGA
- the LOC136438879 gene encoding kelch-like protein diablo, translating into MSAIVADRGADRHPLFNLKSLQEQGTFTDVTVIVDGHRKFQAHKTILVVFSDFFRTMFDGPHWQEASSDVVYLQDDSITSDVMGRLLTYAYDPSSDLGLTQENVLETLAAADHIQAPAALKKCCDFVKSVMMEEVATLKKYFWKLTVYAEKYPDLSGFQDDLLHLFARNFCAMMELKDSVELVNAEWLGAMLERDDLCAPSEFAVLEAVLRWVRHLPGDRGQYTTSLLSNVRFGLIPKDMLTSPTLANDTCFPGLKEACHTAVQYHYLPQEFRPSMSFEYDRPRGTSNVLVAFNTDHSSFCYSDMGNTQYFDLDSRQWITLKQVKPPSIHPVGSSAILDGRFMVVRCEKEIFSLDLGNESWEKLPDMIRPNPDSQLCLHDGFLYAISATTSERYDKSTGHWQWIAPLNEPRTGIALVSYMGHLYAIGGTKDMESSNTVEAFDPKRNKWDIKSSTTKAHSKTIAFVANGKMCVTSGDYGTCNASVVEVYSYGNSFGAWSKVDQSLVSPGAVQAGSKVFFIVGRRVFDGGVRILPDQVFPTDMYGWREIWEKQDVWHEVVPLAVERFE; encoded by the exons ATGTCTGCCATCGTCGCTGATCGCGGCGCCGACCGGCATCCACTCTTCAACCTGAAGTCCCTGCAAGAACAGGGCACGTTTACGGACGTGACGGTCATCGTGGACGGTCATCGCAAATTTCAG GCTCACAAAACCATCCTGGTGGTGTTCAGTGATTTCTTCCGGACGATGTTTGACGGTCCGCATTGGCAGGAGGCGTCATCTGACGTCGTGTACCTGCAAGACGACAGCATTACGTCAGACGTGATGGGGCGTCTTCTCACGTACGCGTACGACCCGTCCTCAGATCTGGGGCTGACGCAGGAAAATGTTCTGGAAACGCTCGCCGCAGCGGACCATATACAG GCACCCGCTGCGTTGAAAAAGTGCTGCGACTTCGTCAAATCCGTCATGATGGAGGAGGTGGCGACCttgaaaaaatatttctggAAGCTGACGGTGTACGCGGAGAAATACCCTGACTTGTCGGGCTTCCAGGACGACCTGCTGCACCTCTTCGCCAGGAACTTCTGCGCCATGATGGAACTGAAAGACTCCGTTGAGCTCGTGAACGCCGAATGGCTTGGAGCGATGCTGGAGAGGGACGACCTTTGCGCGCCCAGCGAGTTCGCCGTTCTCGAAGCGGTGTTGCGTTGGGTGCGCCACCTACCGGGCGACAGAGGGCAGTACACCACCTCGCTGTTGAGTAATGTGCGGTTTGGGCTGATACCAAAAGACATGTTGACGAGCCCAACCCTGGCAAACGACACTTGTTTTCCCGGACTGAAGGAGGCGTGTCACACGGCGGTGCAGTACCACTACCTGCCGCAAGAGTTTCGTCCCTCCATGTCTTTCGAGTACGACCGTCCTAGAGGGACATCCAAT GTCCTGGTGGCCTTCAACACCGACCACAGCAGCTTCTGCTACAGCGACATGGGCAACACGCAGTACTTCGACTTGGACTCGCGCCAGTGGATCACCCTGAAACAAGTCAAACCTCCCTCCATCCACCCGGTTGGCAgctccgccatcttggacggGCGATTCATGGTCGTCCGGTGCGAGAAAGAGATCTTCAGCCTAGATCTTGGGAACGAGAGCTGGGAAAAGCTGCCCGACATGATCCGGCCGAACCCGGACTCTCAGCTCTGCCTCCATGACGGATTCTTGTACGCTATCAGTGCCACCACAAGCGAGAGATACGATAAATCAACAGGACATTGGCAGTGGATAGCGCCACTGAACGAGCCAAGGACGGGGATAGCATTAGTCAGCTACATGGGTCACTTGTATGCCATAGGGGGAACGAAGGACATGGAATCATCCAACACCGTTGAGGCGTTCGATCCGAAGAGAAACAAGTGGGACATCAAAAGTTCCACGACTAAAGCTCACTCTAAAACGATAGCCTTTGTAGCGAATGGGAAGATGTGCGTAACTTCCGGGGACTATGGTACTTGTAACGCGTCAGTAGTTGAGGTTTATTCGTACGGAAACTCGTTTGGAGCCTGGTCGAAGGTCGACCAATCGCTGGTCTCCCCCGGCGCAGTGCAAGCCGGGAGTAAAGTGTTCTTCATCGTCGGACGGCGCGTTTTTGACGGGGGAGTCCGGATCCTGCCCGACCAGGTGTTTCCCACCGACATGTACGGCTGGAGAGAGATCTGGGAAAAACAAGACGTGTGGCACGAAGTCGTGCCCTTAGCCGTGGAAAGATTTGAGTAA
- the LOC136438878 gene encoding myogenic factor 6-like, with amino-acid sequence MPELASRVDSSSGDESDGDRERARFHPMLSAAELEAEREREMQQRRTASERERARMKDMNRAYEALRTKLSHRREPGKKLSKIQCLKFAIEYISDLEESLTMSYNERTATADYVYWAKTRGYIWAKEKAAQMPNEGHQHPPVSTLPFPDFTTSKHSPVNNNNSSNVNNNNNDAHMCSPTHPPPVLSPTSDTTVHGFDSRCLQDYSPVSVWTLGDENGQDYDIELALTEWSRKHGSNDMDIPQCNIQRYDSYFGINTV; translated from the exons ATGCCAGAGCTAGCGTCAAGAGTCGACAGCTCCTCGGGAGACGAGAGCGACGGAGACCGAGAGAGAGCTCGGTTCCACCCGATGCTTTCCGCGGCCGAGCTCGAGGCCGAACGGGAGCGGGAGATGCAACAGAGACGGACGGCGAGCGAACGCGAGCGCGCCCGAATGAAGGACATGAACCGAGCGTACGAGGCGCTACGGACCAAGCTGTCACATCGAAGGGAACCCGGCAAGAAGTTGTCGAAGATTCAGTGTCTCAAGTTCGCCATTGAGTACATATCCGACTTGGAGGAATCCTTGACAATGTCTTATAACGAGAGAACGGCGACTGCAGACTACGTCTACTGGGCTAAGACTCGGGGATACATCTGGGCCAAGGAAAAG GCCGCACAAATGCCAAACGAAGGACACCAACATCCACCTGTTTCAACTCTGCCATTTCCCGATTTTACTACCTCAAAACACAGCCCtgtcaacaacaataacagcagcaatgtaaacaacaacaacaacgacgcGCACATGTGTAGCCCAACTCACCCACCGCCCGTGCTCAGCCCCACAAGTGACACTACGGtacacgggttcgattcccggtgcTTACAGGACTACAGTCCGGTCAGTGTATGGACATTAGGTGATGAAAACGGCCAGGATTACGACATCGAGTTAGCATTGACTGAATGGAGTAGGAAGCACGGAAGCAACGACATGGACATCCCTCAGTGTAACATACAAAGATATGACTCGTATTTCGGCATCAATACGGTTTGA
- the LOC136438880 gene encoding complement C1q-like protein 3: MAKMWLLLTLVSCLVYSNVSSAVDERDEDGFCSRQFNNNQNITVVAAPGPVGPKGDMGPRGHAGTPGTRGVRGAPGKLGPAGPRGERGGKGERGPAGERGAPGTSPPAPTVVAFSVARTTALSKPSFDTVLTYDIILSNVGGAYSYETGKFAATVGGVYFFTFTGMTQNPINSNYYIRLMKNGQKMVGLHENNGAQAQYQASSNSAILVLQAGDEVWVELDKSGRTLFSNVNRFLTFSGFLIHAN; this comes from the exons ATGGCTAAGATGTGGCTACTTTTAACGCTTGTCAGCTGCCTCGTATACAGCAACGTGTCTTCAGCAGTGGATGAGAGGGACGAAGACGGATTCTGTTCCCGACAGTTCAACAACAACCAGAACATCACGGTGGTGGCCGCGCCCGGACCCGTCGGACCAAAAGGGGACATGGGACCCAGag GTCACGCCGGAACGCCAGGTACGAGAGGTGTGCGAGGTGCGCCAGGTAAACtgggtccggccggaccgagaGGCGAGAGGGGAGGAAAGGGTGAACGGGGGCCGGCAGGTGAGAGAGGAGCACCTGGTACCAGCCCACCTGCTCCAACCGTCGTGGCGTTTTCCGTGGCGCGAACGACCGCGCTTTCGAAACCGTCGTTCGACACGGTGTTAACGTATGACATCATCCTTAGCAACGTAGGCGGGGCGTACAGCTATGAAACGGGGAAGTTTGCGGCCACAGTCGGAGGCGTCTACTTCTTCACGTTCACAGGAATGACACAGAATCCAATCAACAGCAACTACTACATCCGTCTGATGAAGAACGGACAGAAGATGGTGGGTTTGCACGAGAACAACGGGGCGCAGGCGCAGTACCAGGCAAGCAGTAACAGCGCCATCTTGGTGCTGCAGGCTGGGGACGAGGTTTGGGTGGAACTGGACAAGAGCGGTCGCACTTTGTTTAGCAACGTCAACAGATTCCTGACGTTTTCCGGGTTCCTCATCCACGCAAACTGA